ACCACGCGATGAGCACGCCGCCGCCGGTCCACACCGAGCCCGTCTGCCCCACGGCGGCGAGCGTCGCCGGGTCGACGTCCGCGGCCGGGCCGAGGGAGCCGGAGAGCGAGCCGGTCAGCGGCAGGCCGGCGAAGCCCGACCCCTCCAGTCCTGTGATCATGCCGATGATGAGGATGGCGAACGCCACGATGAAGCCGATATCGGGGATGTACTGGTCGACGGCGGTGACGAGGTCGAAGAGGAGTGCCGGCGGCTTGTCGTCCTGCACGCCGGTGATCTCGGTGATGAAGTCGACGTTGCCGAGGAAGAAGAAGCCGGCGATGGGGACGACGACGCCCATCGCCTTGAACGCGAAGACCAGCCCGTCGACGACGTGGTCCGCGGCGGTGGTCAGGCCCTCCTTGCCGTCGCGGCAGAACACGGCGGCGAAGAGCAGCAGCATCGCGACGCCGCCGACGAGGCCGGCGGCCTCGCCGCCCTGGACCTCGGTGACCACGCCGGTGAACTTGCCGAGGAGCATGTAGCCGACGAAGGCGGCGAAGGTCAGCGGCACGATGAGGGCGAACGCGCGGGAGCGGCGTACGGTTCGCCGGGGGTGCCGCCGGAGTCGGCGTCGGGGCCTGAGCCGGCACCGCTGCCGGGGCCCGAGGCGGCGCCCGGGTCCGTAGCAGAATCGGTTCCGCTGCCGCCCGGGCCCGCGCCCTCCGGCGGGCTGAGCAGCTTCGTCGCCGCCCCCGCGGAACCGCCGGACGCCGCCGCCGTACGCGCCGTGCGCCCCGCCTCCGTACCGCCGAGGGACACTCCCCCCGCCGTCCGCCGACAGCGCCTCCGCCTCGGCCTCCCAGCGCAGTCGGTGCTCCTCGCTGACCGTGCCGAAGGAGCGCCGCCCCTTCAGGTGCACCAGCGTCAGCGCCACCACCCCGGTGATCACCGACAGCACCATCGCCCGGTCCGCGACCGCGGAGGTCTCCACGCCCGCCGCCTTCGCGGACAGCCCCGGCGCCACCTGGATCACGTAGTCGCTGGAGAGCGCCATGCCCTGCCCCGCGATGGCGATGGCCGCCGCCCCGCTGATCGCGGGCAGCCCGGCCCGGATCGCCGCGGGCAGCAGGATCGCGCCGATCAGCGGCACGGCGGGCGTCGGCCAGAAGAAGAGGCTGATGACGTACGTGACGCCGGCGAGGGCCACGAACGCCATCCGCCCGTTGCGCATCAGCGCCCGGAACGGCACCACCATGCGCCGCTCCGCACCCATCGCGCGCATCGCGCCGAGCAGCGCGGTGATGAGGGCGATGATGAGGAAGATGCTGAAAAGCTCCCCGGCCGCGGTGAGGCTCGCGGAGAAGATCGCGGCCAGCCCCTTGACGAGGCTGCCGCTGTAGAACCAGGCCGTGAAAAAGGTCGCGACGACCGCGGGACGACGACATTCCGCCGCGCGACCATCACGCCGATGATGACGACAACCCCCGCGAGATACGTCCAGTGCGCAGCAGTGAGCTCCACGTCCGCACTCCCTACCCGGCGCCCGGCACTGCTGCCGGACTACCGAAGTCCGATGGTTGTGCGGCACTCTGGCGACCGTTTCTGCCAGGCCACAGGGGGAGGGTGCACATTGTCCGGCACATTATTTGTGCACTGTGCGGGCGGGAAGACCCCGGAGTTTCCGCGTCGTTTCCCGGCGGGGTCCCGGCCGTTGCCGGGGGTCCCGCATGTGCGGTACGCACAAGGCGGTCGCCGGATCCGGGGGCAGATTGCACATGGATCTTCGGATCGGCCGGGCGGATACTCGCCGTATGGCCGAGTCGTACGAGTCGCAGCAGCCGTCCGTCCAGCAGCAGCCTGAGCAGCGGCGCCCGCCGCGTACCCCCGTGCTCTCCGCCGGCGGCATGGCCGCGAGCGCGCACCCCGCCGTGACCTTCGCCGGCGCCGCCGTGCTGCGCGACGGGGGCAACGCCGTGGACGCGGCGCTGGCGATGGCCGCCATGTCGTGGCTCGCGCTGCCCGGCCAGTGCGGCGTCGGCGGCGACGCCTTCGCCGTCGTACGGGAGCCGGACGGCCGGGTGTGGACGGTCTGCGGCAGCGGCTACGGTCCGGACGGCGGGGACCTCGACTTCTACGCCGCCCAGGGCCACGACGCCGTGCCGCTCGCCGGACCGCTCTCCGTCGCCGTACCCGGCGCGCCCGCCGCCCTCGCCGCCCTGCACGCCACCGGCGCCACCCGCGAACTCGCCGAGTTGTGGGACCCCGCCGCCCGCGCCGCCGAGGGCGGCCTGCCCTGCACCGCGAAGACCCGGGGCGACATCGCGGAGGTCCGGCAGTTCCTCGCCGCCGACCCCGACGCGCTGCGGAACCTGCTGCCCGCCGGTCGCCTGCCCGCCGTCGGCCACCGGCTCGCACAGCCCGACCTGGCCGCGACGATACGCACCCTCGCCGCGGACCCCGCCGCCTTCTACACCGGCGCGTTCGCGGAGCGGGCGGTGGCCGCCCTGCGCGCGGCGGGCGCGCCGTTCAGCGGCGAGGAATGGGCGCTCTGCGGCGATGTGGCACCGCAGCCGGCGATCAGCACCGCCTACCGCGGCCGTACCGTGCACCAGACCCCGCCCCCCAGCCCCGGCTGGATGGCCCTCCAGCAACTCGCCCTCTGCGACGGCACCCTCGGCGCCCTCGCCCCGCTCGGCGCCGACGCCGTGCACCTGCTGGCGTCGGCGGCCCGGCTGTCCTTCGCGGACCGCGTCGAGCGCTGCGCGAGCGACACCGAGGTGTGGCGGGAGACGCTGACGCCCGCCGCGGTCGCGGCGGCGCGCGAACGCCTCGCGCGCGGCGGGGCGCCGCCGGGCGCGGCGGGCCCCGCGGACGGCGACACGACGTCGATGGCCGCCGTGGACGCGGACGGGCGGGCGGTGAGCTACATCCACTCGCTGGCGTTCACCTTCGGCTCCAAGGTCACGCTCCCCGGCACCGGCGTGCTGCTCAACAACCGCCTGGGCCGCGGCGCGTACCTCATACCCGGCCACCCCAACGCGGTCCGGCCGCGCCGCCGGCCGCTGCACACGCTGAACGCGTGGATCGTCACGGACGCGGCGGGAGGACTGGAGCACGTCGGGAACACCCCGGGCGGCGACGGCCAGGTGCAGTGGAACACCCAGCTCATCTCGCACCTGGTGGACCACGGGAGGGACCCGCAGGCGGCGGTGGAGGCACCGCGGTTCTTCATCCACCCGGGCAGCGACGCGGACGTCCTCGGGCAGCCGGAGGAGCTGCGGTGCGAGTCGCGGCTGGGCGCGGAGGTGCTGGCGGGGCTGCGGGAGCGCGGGCACGCGGTGACCGACGCGGGGCCGTGGGGCGGGGGCGGCAGCGCGATGGTGATCACGGCGGACCGGGAACGGGGCTGCCTGCTGGGCGGCGCGGACCCGCGGCAGGACGGGGTGGCGCTCGGTGTCTGAGGGGGATGCGGTTCCGGGAGCCGCTGGTGCGGCGCCGGAGGCCGGCGAGTCGGGTCGTACGGGATCGGGGGCGCCGGGCGGGACCGGGAACGGAACCGCCGCGCCCGTGCCGCAGGGGGACTACCGCGCCGCCGTCGTCGACGGCGGGCTCGCGCTCAGCGCGGGGGTGACGCCGCGGGTCGGCGGCCGGCTGACCGTCACCGGCCTCGTCGGCGGCGACGTCGCGCCCGCGGTGGCCTTCGACGCCGCCGGGCTCGCGGCGCGCAACGCCGTCGCGGCGATCGTCGCCGCGCTGGACGGCAACGTGGGGCGGCTGCGGCGGCTGTTGCGGATGACGGTGTACGTGGCGTGCGCCGACGGGTTCACCGACCTGTCGGCCGTCGCGGACGGCGCCACCGCGGGGCTCCGCGGGGCCGCGCCCGCGGCGGGGCTGCCGGTGCGGTCGGCGATCGGGGTCAGGTCGCTGCCGTCGGGGGCGCCGGTGGAGGTCGAACTGACGGCGGCCGTACGCCCATGAAGCCCGTCCGCGCGTGGCGCCGGGCGGAAGGACGGAAGCGCCCCGCGGGGGCGACGCCGGCGAACGCGCCGGAGGCCGCAGGCGGCCCCGAGTCGGCCGCCGGGCCCGAGTCCGTCCCCGGAGGCCCGTCCGGGCCCGGCCCCGCGACCGCCCCGGAACCCGGGGCGGCACCCGCGACCGGCGCCGTGTCCGGGCCCGCGTCCGCCCCCGGATCCGTATCGGCCGCCACGGCCGCGCCCGCCCGCTCGCGGGCCGGCCGGTGGGGGCTGCTGCCCGTACTGACCGCCACCGTGACCACCACGATGGCCAACACCGTCGTCAACGTCCCGATGACCTCCATCCTCGCCGACCTCGACGCCCCCCTCAGCCGCGGTGTGCTCGTCGCCACCGCCTTCCCCGTGACCCTCGCCGCCCTCATGCCCGTCTCCGGCTGGCTCGGCGACCGGTTCGGGCACCGCCGCGTCCTGTGCTGGGCGATGACCGGCGTGCTGGCCGGCTCCGCCGGGGCCGCGCTGGCGCCGAGCCTGCCGGTACTCGTGGCCTTCCGGATGCTCCAGGGACTCGCCGCAGCGCCCGTGCTGCCCGTGGTGATGGTGCTGGTGGTGCAGGTGCTCGGGGAGGGGCGGCGCGGGCGGGCGCTGTCGCTGTGGGCGGCGGCCAACGGCGCCGGGCAGGCGCTCGGGCCGACGACCGGCGGGCTGCTCTGGAAGCCGCCGAGGCGGAGGCCGCGCGGATCGGCGTCAGGCAGACCATCTGCATCGCCGACGACGGCGCCCACCCGATCGCCCTGCACCGCATGACGGGCGCGCGGCTCACGGGCGTGGAGATCGCCATCGCCAAGGCGTTCACGGCCGCGGGACACCAGCGGGCGACGCACCTCTTCAACGAGGAGCCGAAGGGCCCGGCGCTGCCCGGGAACGAGGCGTTCGGGATCCAGCACATGCACCCGGGACGTTTCGCGGCGTTCGTGGGCGGGTTCCCGATCGTGTACGAGGGCGAGGTCGTCGGCGCGGTGGGGGTGAGCGGCGCCAACGGCGACCAGGACAAGGCGGTCGGCGCGGCGGCGCTGGCGGCGTTCGAGCGGAAGGTGGCGACCGGGGCGGCGTGACGACGACAGCGGCGACAACGACGGCGGCGGCCCGCCCGGCGGCCGTCTCCCGCGGGCGCGGAGCCACCCTCCGCACGGACACGGCCCTGATCCTGCTCACCGTCACGGCGGGCATCACGGACGCGATCTCGTTCCTGGGCCTGGGCGGGGTGTTCACGGCGAACATGACGGGCAACCTGGTGCTCGTCGGCATGGCGGCCACGTCCGACGAGTCGTGGCAGGAGGTGCTGCGCGGCGACGTCCTGCGCTGCACCGCCTCGTTCGCGGGCTTCGCCCTCGGCATGCTCGCGGGCTTCCGCCTGCTGCGCACCCGCCCCGCCGGCTCCGCGCGGGTGCTCGGCGCGGGGCTGGCGCTGCACGCGGTGTTCCTCGCTGGCTGGGTCGCGACGGACGCCGCCCCCGGCACCGCCGCCGGCGCCGGGCTGATCGCCGCGTCGGCGACGGCGATGGGCGTACAGACGGCGGCGGCCCGGGGGCTCGACCGGGCGGGCATCACGACGACGTTCGTCACCAGCACCCTGACGTCGCTCATCTCCGGCCTGACGCAGGGCGACCGCCGGCACGCCGCCCTGCGCACCGCGGTCCTGGCGGCGCTGCTCGTGGGGGGCCTGCTCGGCGGGGTGCTCCTGG
The Streptomyces sp. CNQ-509 DNA segment above includes these coding regions:
- a CDS encoding gamma-glutamyltransferase family protein, encoding MAESYESQQPSVQQQPEQRRPPRTPVLSAGGMAASAHPAVTFAGAAVLRDGGNAVDAALAMAAMSWLALPGQCGVGGDAFAVVREPDGRVWTVCGSGYGPDGGDLDFYAAQGHDAVPLAGPLSVAVPGAPAALAALHATGATRELAELWDPAARAAEGGLPCTAKTRGDIAEVRQFLAADPDALRNLLPAGRLPAVGHRLAQPDLAATIRTLAADPAAFYTGAFAERAVAALRAAGAPFSGEEWALCGDVAPQPAISTAYRGRTVHQTPPPSPGWMALQQLALCDGTLGALAPLGADAVHLLASAARLSFADRVERCASDTEVWRETLTPAAVAAARERLARGGAPPGAAGPADGDTTSMAAVDADGRAVSYIHSLAFTFGSKVTLPGTGVLLNNRLGRGAYLIPGHPNAVRPRRRPLHTLNAWIVTDAAGGLEHVGNTPGGDGQVQWNTQLISHLVDHGRDPQAAVEAPRFFIHPGSDADVLGQPEELRCESRLGAEVLAGLRERGHAVTDAGPWGGGGSAMVITADRERGCLLGGADPRQDGVALGV
- a CDS encoding heme-binding protein, whose translation is MGVRQTICIADDGAHPIALHRMTGARLTGVEIAIAKAFTAAGHQRATHLFNEEPKGPALPGNEAFGIQHMHPGRFAAFVGGFPIVYEGEVVGAVGVSGANGDQDKAVGAAALAAFERKVATGAA
- a CDS encoding MFS transporter, coding for MKPVRAWRRAEGRKRPAGATPANAPEAAGGPESAAGPESVPGGPSGPGPATAPEPGAAPATGAVSGPASAPGSVSAATAAPARSRAGRWGLLPVLTATVTTTMANTVVNVPMTSILADLDAPLSRGVLVATAFPVTLAALMPVSGWLGDRFGHRRVLCWAMTGVLAGSAGAALAPSLPVLVAFRMLQGLAAAPVLPVVMVLVVQVLGEGRRGRALSLWAAANGAGQALGPTTGGLLWKPPRRRPRGSASGRPSASPTTAPTRSPCTA
- a CDS encoding RidA family protein encodes the protein MPQGDYRAAVVDGGLALSAGVTPRVGGRLTVTGLVGGDVAPAVAFDAAGLAARNAVAAIVAALDGNVGRLRRLLRMTVYVACADGFTDLSAVADGATAGLRGAAPAAGLPVRSAIGVRSLPSGAPVEVELTAAVRP
- a CDS encoding DUF1275 family protein — protein: MTTTAATTTAAARPAAVSRGRGATLRTDTALILLTVTAGITDAISFLGLGGVFTANMTGNLVLVGMAATSDESWQEVLRGDVLRCTASFAGFALGMLAGFRLLRTRPAGSARVLGAGLALHAVFLAGWVATDAAPGTAAGAGLIAASATAMGVQTAAARGLDRAGITTTFVTSTLTSLISGLTQGDRRHAALRTAVLAALLVGGLLGGVLLAYAPKAAAVPLPVATAGAMALCVRPGQPPVRTG